A DNA window from Niabella yanshanensis contains the following coding sequences:
- a CDS encoding glycoside hydrolase family protein — MKRRAFIQQSSLMGMGLFMLPQSFPDPAPPVSDFAKRLKPVGRALELEGYYVWCNTPIKGPDGKIHIFFSRWDAKKKMSGWINGCEIAHAVADTPESKFTVTGTILQPRPGNWDATTCHNPFITSFNGKYYLYYMGNSNGKTNTKRVGLAIADSLYGPWQRMDTPILQPGEAGRWDDHCTTNPSVIYHNRQYLLYYKSWNTKDYESASGPIRGNRKYGLAIADQPEGPFKKYTGNPVIDFSSRGNNAQLEDAFVWYEKNKFHMLARDMGYYNHQYGIIMKTRDGKKWGKPEIAFYEADKYINQPPAPSHLSRYGRFERPQLLLKNGKPTYLFTASQGGQFMTASSFIFKIES, encoded by the coding sequence ATGAAACGAAGAGCTTTTATACAACAAAGCAGTTTAATGGGCATGGGTCTCTTTATGTTGCCTCAGTCATTTCCAGATCCGGCTCCTCCTGTCAGTGACTTCGCAAAAAGACTGAAGCCAGTGGGCCGGGCGCTGGAACTCGAAGGATATTATGTCTGGTGTAACACTCCTATCAAAGGCCCTGATGGTAAAATTCACATATTCTTTTCAAGATGGGATGCCAAAAAGAAAATGAGCGGATGGATCAATGGTTGCGAAATAGCCCATGCTGTGGCAGACACTCCCGAATCAAAGTTTACAGTTACCGGCACTATACTGCAGCCCCGGCCGGGTAACTGGGATGCCACTACCTGTCATAATCCCTTTATCACTTCATTCAACGGAAAATATTACCTGTATTATATGGGTAATAGCAACGGCAAAACCAATACCAAGCGGGTGGGCCTGGCTATAGCCGACTCGTTATATGGTCCCTGGCAAAGAATGGATACGCCTATATTACAGCCGGGCGAAGCTGGCAGATGGGACGATCATTGTACCACCAACCCCTCGGTAATTTATCACAACCGGCAATATCTTTTATACTATAAATCCTGGAACACAAAAGACTATGAATCGGCCAGCGGACCTATAAGAGGCAACCGGAAATATGGTTTGGCCATTGCTGATCAACCTGAAGGTCCGTTTAAAAAATATACTGGCAACCCGGTTATTGATTTTTCATCCAGGGGAAATAATGCCCAGCTTGAAGATGCCTTTGTATGGTACGAAAAGAACAAGTTTCATATGTTAGCCAGAGATATGGGCTACTATAACCATCAGTACGGCATTATCATGAAAACCAGGGACGGGAAAAAATGGGGTAAGCCGGAAATTGCCTTTTATGAAGCAGATAAATATATCAATCAGCCGCCAGCTCCTTCTCACCTCTCCCGGTATGGCCGGTTTGAACGCCCTCAATTATTGTTGAAGAATGGCAAGCCCACCTATCTGTTTACAGCCAGCCAGGGTGGTCAATTTATGACGGCCTCCTCTTTTATTTTTAAAATTGAGTCATGA
- a CDS encoding polysaccharide lyase domain-containing protein — MKLSIALLWALLLLGITGNTRAGVHLKNIDPAKAFPGAEGFGQFAQGARGYHNPSLYVVSNLGDNGPGSFRDAVSRPGRFVVFTVSGIIKLQSNITVSPYTTIAGQTAPGKGITLYGRKVSFTGANHSIIRYIRIRLGANVGATRNDDASGVANGKHIIFDHVSFSWGQDEVFSINWDRRGFEPDSITLQHCIVSQGLNIHNHSAGGLIQTMNGHVSIVKSLYASNKTRNPKVKGYNEFVNNVVYNWGNSGNTYGHSVSGDGYIMGGSAGVSKVNIINNYFVAGPATPPRESPLSRGTGTFYLHAAGNYYDDNKDGVLNGSLLSADSNGYPGLRDSNFAKEPFSYPFSNNIASASEAFEQVIRQAGSVLPSRDEVDDLIISEVISKGKKGTLIFKENDLPLSNGGLGQFETTQPLKDSDHDGIPDEVEKKMGLNPNNASDALQMNKTHKGYYNVEVYINGLAEKKLS; from the coding sequence ATGAAACTTTCGATCGCATTATTATGGGCTCTTCTTTTACTTGGCATAACAGGGAATACCAGGGCCGGTGTACATTTAAAGAATATTGATCCGGCAAAGGCATTTCCCGGTGCCGAAGGATTTGGACAGTTCGCACAAGGTGCGAGGGGTTACCATAACCCATCCCTATATGTGGTGAGCAATTTAGGTGACAATGGTCCCGGCTCTTTCAGGGATGCTGTAAGTAGACCAGGAAGGTTTGTAGTTTTCACAGTGAGCGGTATCATAAAGCTGCAGTCCAATATAACCGTATCGCCTTATACTACCATAGCAGGCCAGACGGCTCCGGGTAAAGGCATTACCTTATACGGCAGAAAAGTTTCCTTTACAGGTGCCAATCATTCCATCATACGGTACATACGGATCAGGCTGGGTGCTAATGTAGGCGCTACGCGTAATGACGATGCATCGGGTGTTGCGAATGGCAAACATATTATCTTCGATCATGTATCCTTCTCCTGGGGGCAGGACGAGGTTTTTTCTATCAATTGGGACCGCAGAGGCTTTGAGCCCGATAGCATCACCCTGCAGCATTGCATTGTAAGCCAGGGATTAAACATTCATAACCATTCGGCTGGTGGATTGATTCAAACCATGAACGGGCATGTGAGCATCGTAAAGAGCTTATATGCCAGCAATAAAACAAGAAATCCTAAAGTAAAAGGCTATAACGAATTTGTGAATAACGTAGTATACAACTGGGGCAATTCGGGAAACACTTATGGACATTCGGTTTCCGGTGATGGTTATATCATGGGAGGTTCGGCGGGCGTGTCCAAAGTAAATATCATTAACAACTATTTTGTAGCCGGTCCTGCCACCCCGCCCAGGGAATCACCGCTATCAAGAGGAACCGGCACTTTCTATCTTCATGCAGCCGGCAACTACTACGATGATAATAAAGACGGAGTACTGAACGGATCCTTATTAAGCGCGGACAGCAATGGCTACCCGGGTCTGCGTGATTCCAATTTTGCCAAAGAGCCATTTTCTTATCCCTTTAGTAATAACATCGCCAGTGCGAGCGAAGCATTCGAACAGGTGATCCGCCAGGCAGGCTCCGTTTTACCCTCCCGGGACGAGGTGGATGATCTGATCATATCGGAAGTTATATCTAAAGGGAAAAAAGGTACATTGATTTTTAAAGAAAATGACCTCCCGCTGTCCAATGGCGGGCTGGGTCAATTCGAGACGACTCAACCTTTAAAGGATAGCGACCATGATGGTATCCCGGATGAAGTTGAAAAGAAAATGGGGTTGAATCCCAACAACGCCTCAGACGCCTTGCAAATGAATAAAACGCATAAGGGCTATTACAATGTCGAAGTATATATTAACGGATTAGCTGAAAAAAAACTATCATAA
- a CDS encoding glycoside hydrolase family 28 protein yields MIRVCTMLLALLIASLYSQAQLPDLPWAKEVGAKKFPAGKKIYYTNNFGAKSDTVTINTAAIQKAIDACAKAGGGIVAFKPGTYVTGSIFLKSNVHLKIDAGVLLLGSQHLSDYPEIDTRIAGIEMKWPAALINIIDASNVAVTGKGIVNARGKFCWDKYWAMRKEYEPKGLRWIVDYDAKRVRTFLTQNASDITLKEITFKNAGFWTVQLLYSTRLTVDGVVIRNNEDGHGPSTDGIDVDSSSWVLIENCDIDCNDDDFCLKAGRDWDGLRVNRPTEYVVIRKCIARKGGGLLTLGSETSGGIRNVLAYDLQAFKTGQGFHIKSTTTRGGTVENIYLHNIKMDSVRNAFHFTMNWNPAYSNSLLPAGYNYDSIPQHWKTLLQKVDPSSRGIPVFRNIYVSNIKATGITNHIIYCNGIPQSPATHFNFSDIEITGAKAGTISNAKGWKFKNVSIKGSDGAPLAVEKSENMNLTLTN; encoded by the coding sequence ATGATCAGAGTTTGCACAATGCTATTAGCCTTGTTAATAGCCAGTTTGTATAGCCAGGCGCAATTACCCGATCTTCCCTGGGCCAAAGAAGTGGGTGCCAAAAAATTCCCGGCTGGAAAAAAAATATACTACACCAATAATTTTGGAGCAAAGTCTGATACAGTTACGATCAACACCGCAGCTATTCAAAAAGCTATTGATGCCTGCGCCAAAGCCGGCGGTGGCATCGTAGCATTTAAACCCGGCACTTATGTAACAGGCTCCATCTTTCTTAAATCCAATGTACATCTTAAAATTGATGCAGGAGTGCTTTTGCTCGGCTCACAGCATCTGAGCGACTACCCCGAAATCGATACCCGTATAGCGGGCATCGAAATGAAATGGCCGGCTGCGCTGATCAATATCATTGATGCATCTAATGTTGCGGTTACCGGTAAAGGCATCGTGAATGCCCGTGGTAAATTTTGCTGGGACAAGTACTGGGCAATGAGAAAAGAATACGAACCTAAGGGATTAAGATGGATCGTAGACTATGATGCCAAACGCGTACGCACCTTTCTTACACAAAATGCTTCCGACATTACATTAAAGGAGATCACTTTTAAAAATGCAGGATTCTGGACGGTGCAGTTGCTTTATTCCACGAGATTAACAGTAGACGGTGTCGTCATACGGAACAATGAAGACGGTCATGGTCCCAGTACAGACGGTATCGATGTAGACTCGTCCAGCTGGGTATTGATTGAGAACTGTGACATCGACTGCAACGACGATGATTTTTGTTTAAAAGCCGGCCGCGATTGGGATGGCCTCCGGGTAAACCGTCCTACAGAATATGTAGTGATCCGCAAATGTATTGCGCGTAAAGGCGGAGGCTTGCTAACCCTTGGCAGCGAAACCTCGGGTGGTATCCGAAATGTATTGGCCTATGATCTGCAGGCCTTCAAAACAGGACAAGGCTTCCATATTAAATCTACTACCACCCGCGGGGGTACAGTAGAAAACATTTACCTGCATAATATAAAAATGGATAGCGTACGCAATGCCTTTCATTTTACCATGAACTGGAATCCAGCTTATAGTAATTCGTTGCTTCCGGCTGGCTACAACTATGATTCTATTCCTCAACATTGGAAGACATTATTACAAAAAGTAGATCCATCTTCCAGAGGGATTCCAGTGTTCAGAAACATATATGTTTCCAATATAAAAGCCACAGGCATTACCAATCATATCATTTACTGTAATGGAATTCCTCAATCGCCGGCAACCCATTTCAATTTCTCCGATATTGAAATAACAGGAGCTAAGGCTGGTACCATCAGTAATGCCAAAGGCTGGAAGTTCAAAAATGTTTCCATAAAAGGGAGCGACGGGGCTCCCCTGGCAGTTGAAAAATCAGAGAACATGAATCTAACCCTCACGAATTAA
- a CDS encoding oligogalacturonate lyase family protein, producing MKFKILILLAIYAHASIAQQKQKTGPDMPDSWIDADTDHKIVRLTNNNRSNLSFYFHNNPFVGDKMVYYSTEKTVDPAAKQETYNSNARDRQLYLLDLKTLQAERLTNHASPITGEIVSPQRNEAFYQVKDSVFAVNLSTKKNRLVYVFPDDFKAGITTINADGTLLAGAKTSDTEKDILKQNPAKSSYFNLIYEAKLPRTLFTIDINNGTLNKIFTDSAWLNHIQFSPTDPSLLMFCHEGPWHKVDRIWTIDVNSKAIKLIHKRTIPMEIAGHEWFSKDGRYIWFDLQQPRGSTFFVSGVELATGKTTRYELQRNEWSVHYTSSANNKVFAGDGGDPGSVAKAPDGQWIYYFRPNGDRFQAEKLVNMKHHQYRLEPNIHFSPDQQWVIFRANFEGRENIYAVEIKSSKR from the coding sequence ATGAAATTCAAAATACTGATATTGCTGGCTATTTATGCTCATGCTTCTATTGCTCAACAAAAGCAAAAAACAGGGCCTGATATGCCGGATAGCTGGATTGATGCTGACACAGATCATAAAATAGTGCGCCTTACCAATAACAACAGGAGCAACCTGAGTTTTTATTTCCATAACAATCCCTTTGTTGGAGATAAAATGGTGTACTATAGCACCGAAAAAACCGTTGATCCAGCAGCAAAGCAGGAAACCTACAACAGCAACGCCCGGGATCGCCAATTGTACCTGCTGGACCTGAAAACATTGCAGGCGGAGCGGCTTACCAATCACGCATCACCTATTACCGGGGAGATTGTATCACCTCAACGCAATGAAGCTTTTTACCAGGTAAAAGACAGTGTATTTGCAGTAAACCTGTCAACAAAAAAAAACAGGCTGGTATATGTATTTCCTGATGACTTTAAAGCGGGTATCACTACCATCAATGCAGATGGCACACTATTGGCAGGCGCCAAAACCAGTGATACTGAAAAAGATATCTTAAAGCAGAACCCCGCGAAAAGCAGTTACTTTAACCTGATCTACGAAGCTAAGCTACCCCGAACCCTGTTCACAATTGATATTAATAACGGTACGCTCAATAAAATATTTACAGATAGTGCCTGGTTGAATCATATACAGTTCTCCCCCACTGATCCATCGTTGTTAATGTTCTGTCATGAAGGCCCCTGGCACAAAGTTGACCGGATCTGGACCATTGACGTCAACAGCAAAGCAATAAAACTAATCCATAAACGAACCATCCCAATGGAGATTGCAGGACATGAATGGTTCAGCAAAGATGGGCGCTATATATGGTTTGATCTGCAGCAGCCACGCGGATCTACTTTTTTCGTGTCAGGTGTAGAACTGGCCACAGGTAAAACTACCAGGTATGAACTGCAAAGAAATGAGTGGTCGGTGCATTACACAAGCTCGGCAAACAACAAAGTATTTGCAGGAGACGGCGGAGATCCCGGTTCGGTGGCAAAAGCTCCTGATGGACAATGGATCTATTATTTCCGCCCTAATGGCGATCGCTTCCAAGCTGAAAAACTGGTGAACATGAAGCACCACCAATACCGTTTAGAACCCAACATACATTTTTCACCCGATCAGCAATGGGTCATTTTCCGGGCCAATTTCGAAGGAAGGGAAAATATCTATGCAGTTGAAATTAAATCTTCCAAAAGATAA
- a CDS encoding RagB/SusD family nutrient uptake outer membrane protein — protein sequence MKYYTYLIIFLGTIIATGCAKDLDQQPISNLSTQNFYTQPADFTQGLNAVYNSLRTYPDRILNLSETRSDNLYAVSDGGVRDWEGINSFHKTIAGNPYVIEAWNTNFVGIYRANEFLLALQNRGSIVTDEVLRRRYEAEARFLRAFYYFDLVKIFGRVPVTEEAVSPEEARQLQRSEVNKVYELILQDLQFAADNLPETYPAADRGRATKFSAKGILALVHLMRSAPTYDINGPGMGLNEYSQALTLLNEIIASGKYTFSQSFPDIFSYANENNSEVIFDVQYATGFTPVLGSTFPWLLAPDTWFQSQGKPTQGGLMIRPVSSSLLNSFEAEDTRKAFTIQTGYTFNGVAETRSFIKKYIDVSKTPANRLDWPINFIVLRYTDVLLLKAECILKGAAGSQADVDEAVNQIRVRAGLSPISSVSLDRLFEERRKEFVGEGSRWYDLIRMGKIDQIIPAWITAEDVQHQMQPFNKNYIIYPVPQPELDAAPDLYPQNDGY from the coding sequence ATGAAATATTATACATACCTAATCATATTTCTGGGAACCATCATTGCAACAGGTTGTGCTAAAGACCTGGATCAGCAACCCATTTCAAATCTAAGTACACAAAATTTCTACACACAGCCAGCCGATTTCACACAGGGGTTGAATGCGGTATATAATTCATTGCGCACTTACCCCGATCGCATCTTAAACTTATCTGAAACAAGGTCAGACAACCTTTATGCCGTTTCAGACGGCGGTGTGAGGGACTGGGAAGGCATCAATAGTTTTCACAAAACTATTGCAGGTAACCCTTATGTGATAGAAGCATGGAATACAAATTTTGTAGGAATTTATCGCGCCAACGAATTTCTTCTTGCTTTACAGAACAGGGGTAGCATTGTAACCGATGAAGTGCTTCGCAGGCGTTACGAGGCTGAAGCCAGATTTCTACGCGCCTTCTATTATTTCGACCTCGTAAAAATTTTCGGAAGAGTACCTGTAACGGAAGAAGCAGTATCACCCGAAGAAGCACGGCAACTTCAACGATCAGAAGTCAATAAAGTGTATGAATTGATTCTTCAGGACTTACAATTTGCAGCCGACAATCTTCCCGAAACTTATCCCGCAGCCGACAGGGGCCGGGCAACAAAATTCTCTGCAAAAGGAATCTTAGCGTTAGTGCACCTGATGAGAAGCGCCCCGACCTACGATATAAATGGCCCCGGCATGGGACTGAACGAGTATTCACAGGCGCTGACATTACTCAATGAAATTATTGCCAGCGGAAAATATACGTTTTCCCAATCGTTCCCAGACATCTTCTCGTACGCGAATGAGAATAACAGCGAAGTGATATTTGACGTACAATACGCCACAGGCTTCACTCCTGTGCTTGGATCTACTTTTCCCTGGCTACTTGCACCCGATACCTGGTTTCAGTCGCAAGGCAAACCTACGCAAGGAGGTTTAATGATTCGCCCGGTTTCTTCCAGCCTGTTAAATAGCTTCGAAGCGGAAGATACAAGGAAGGCTTTCACGATTCAAACCGGTTATACTTTCAATGGCGTAGCAGAAACCCGATCTTTTATTAAAAAGTATATTGACGTAAGCAAAACACCTGCTAACAGGTTAGACTGGCCCATTAACTTTATTGTGCTGCGTTACACAGATGTATTGTTACTTAAAGCGGAGTGTATTCTCAAGGGTGCTGCCGGTTCGCAGGCTGATGTGGATGAGGCAGTAAATCAAATAAGAGTCAGGGCCGGGCTCTCCCCTATTTCGAGTGTCTCGCTGGATCGCCTCTTTGAAGAAAGAAGAAAAGAGTTTGTGGGCGAAGGTTCCCGCTGGTATGATCTCATCAGGATGGGAAAAATCGACCAGATAATACCTGCATGGATCACCGCCGAAGATGTTCAGCATCAAATGCAGCCGTTTAACAAAAACTATATCATTTATCCTGTTCCTCAACCCGAACTGGATGCAGCTCCGGATCTGTACCCTCAAAATGATGGATATTAA
- a CDS encoding SusC/RagA family TonB-linked outer membrane protein translates to MKTIPVLVLLLCASFMATAQSAQIKGTITDDKNTAVSGATVTLNTGSTTTTDAGGNFSLTTGDLATAELTITHVNYQTKTVKATTEAMVIVLTSTQQQMSEVVVIGYGTQKKRNVTGAVSTLNANFEERPVQRVDQALVGQLSGVRVRQTTGALGKGLSVQVRGTSSISAGNEPLYVIDGFPLTPAGPNASGNYASGNPLDNINPNDIESIQVLKDAASAAIYGSRAGNGVVLITTKKGKTGKSTISINSVVGYMERSRGLDMLTPREWIDRSTEMINAQWVASGANRTASQTNEERRQILGLAAGQVNTSLMTDDRWFQEGYPGLALYSMQDEIFRKGLTQNHQLSASGGTEHVKYFISGNYNRQEGMVKFTDYTSYSARANVEVTAIKKLKFGVNISPTYSINHDPGVEGKDNILHQALSFTPVQEDTMGLYANTGLNGQYRWSVSTNSPYAKLQYTIGETKRYRTLGTVYADYSIIPGLNLRTTVNLDNTDITAKSYNPYIIASSLPTRLAQLSTLTSGSYNTIRKRTFVNENTISYNKIYNNLHDVSFVAGFTYNSDKLENSNMSSQGGFRSGSITTLSDAVAVTGSATESMNILLSYLARLQYGYDNKYLLSASMRRDGSSRFGANTKWGVFPSFSAGWRVSGESFMSDVDFISDLKLRASFGTSGNYNIPDYGSIATLGNYGYTFNGNQVTGFAPSGITNAELRWEKSQMVNIGVDLSILRNRISLSAEYYNKKTRDLLFYVPVLAVTGSGQVLANAGEVKNTGWEFDLNTRNVVRSDFQWNSNINLTLNRNELISLPGGQQQLLIPSSFDISHAILRVGEPLYSIYVVKQDGILTADDIANGAAKYGSQVEGDPRYVDFNGDGVIDANDRQIVGHPNPDFMWGMTNTFKYKNFDLSVLVQGQHGGSVYSLLGRALGRTGQGFTDNALGFYRDRWRSASDPGEGVVGKAYSTFGRIKNTDWLYSSDYIRVRNVTLGYNLGGVFKNNAVIQAARLFITAENFWGYDKYKGGLNPEANNTNLSGDNNYPEAGDYGGLPLPRSLVFGVNFSF, encoded by the coding sequence ATGAAAACAATTCCAGTCCTGGTACTTCTGCTGTGCGCCAGCTTTATGGCTACAGCACAATCAGCCCAAATCAAAGGAACCATTACCGACGACAAAAATACGGCGGTAAGCGGTGCTACTGTGACACTAAATACGGGCAGTACCACCACCACAGATGCCGGGGGCAATTTTTCTTTAACCACCGGAGACCTGGCTACTGCGGAGTTAACTATTACACATGTCAACTATCAGACAAAAACCGTAAAGGCCACAACGGAAGCGATGGTGATCGTTTTAACGTCAACGCAGCAACAAATGAGTGAAGTGGTGGTCATTGGATACGGAACGCAGAAAAAGCGAAATGTAACCGGCGCTGTAAGCACGCTGAATGCCAATTTTGAAGAGCGGCCGGTACAACGTGTTGACCAGGCTCTTGTTGGGCAACTGTCCGGGGTAAGAGTACGCCAGACCACCGGTGCCTTGGGTAAAGGTTTGAGCGTGCAGGTTCGCGGAACCAGTTCTATCTCTGCAGGAAATGAACCATTATATGTAATTGACGGGTTCCCGTTGACACCCGCAGGTCCAAACGCGTCTGGGAATTATGCAAGCGGCAACCCACTCGACAATATTAATCCCAACGATATCGAATCGATACAGGTACTAAAGGATGCAGCTTCTGCTGCTATATACGGCTCCCGTGCAGGTAACGGAGTAGTTTTGATTACCACTAAAAAAGGTAAAACAGGAAAATCAACCATCAGTATCAACAGCGTTGTAGGTTACATGGAAAGAAGCCGCGGACTTGATATGCTAACGCCCCGGGAATGGATTGATCGTTCTACAGAAATGATCAATGCGCAATGGGTGGCATCAGGCGCAAACCGGACAGCCAGTCAAACCAATGAAGAAAGAAGACAAATACTTGGGCTGGCTGCGGGTCAGGTAAACACAAGCCTGATGACAGACGACCGCTGGTTCCAGGAGGGTTATCCGGGCCTGGCATTGTACAGCATGCAAGATGAAATCTTCAGAAAGGGACTGACACAAAATCATCAGTTGTCGGCAAGTGGCGGCACTGAACACGTGAAATACTTTATCTCCGGTAACTATAACCGGCAAGAGGGCATGGTAAAATTTACCGATTACACGAGTTACTCAGCCCGCGCCAACGTAGAAGTAACTGCAATTAAAAAATTGAAGTTTGGAGTAAACATCAGTCCTACTTATAGCATTAACCACGACCCAGGCGTAGAGGGTAAAGACAACATTTTACACCAGGCACTCAGCTTCACACCAGTGCAGGAGGATACCATGGGTTTATATGCCAATACAGGACTAAATGGACAATACAGATGGAGCGTGTCAACGAACAGCCCTTATGCAAAACTTCAATATACCATTGGAGAAACCAAACGATACAGAACACTGGGTACCGTTTATGCAGATTATTCAATCATTCCGGGTCTGAACCTGAGAACAACTGTCAATTTGGACAATACGGATATTACTGCAAAAAGTTATAATCCATATATAATAGCGAGCAGTCTTCCTACACGACTCGCACAGCTTTCCACCCTGACTTCAGGCTCTTACAATACCATAAGAAAAAGAACCTTCGTTAATGAAAATACTATTTCATACAACAAGATCTACAACAACCTGCATGATGTTTCTTTTGTCGCTGGATTTACTTACAACTCGGACAAGTTAGAAAACTCGAATATGTCTTCGCAGGGAGGTTTCAGGTCAGGTTCGATAACTACGCTAAGCGATGCAGTAGCAGTAACCGGATCTGCCACCGAGTCGATGAATATACTTCTCTCTTACCTGGCCCGCCTCCAATATGGATACGATAATAAATACCTCCTATCGGCCAGCATGAGAAGAGATGGTTCCTCCAGATTCGGGGCTAATACAAAATGGGGGGTATTCCCTTCATTCTCGGCCGGCTGGCGGGTAAGTGGTGAGTCATTCATGTCTGATGTGGATTTTATTAGTGATCTGAAATTACGTGCCAGCTTTGGTACATCAGGCAACTATAATATTCCCGACTACGGCAGCATTGCCACATTGGGAAACTATGGCTATACTTTCAACGGTAACCAGGTTACAGGATTCGCGCCTTCGGGTATTACCAACGCAGAATTGAGATGGGAAAAATCTCAGATGGTTAATATAGGGGTAGACCTTAGCATTCTTCGCAATCGCATTAGCCTTTCTGCAGAATATTATAATAAAAAAACCAGAGACCTGCTGTTTTATGTTCCGGTATTAGCTGTTACTGGTTCGGGGCAGGTTTTAGCCAACGCGGGTGAGGTTAAGAATACCGGATGGGAATTTGACCTGAATACCAGGAATGTTGTCAGAAGCGATTTTCAATGGAATAGCAATATTAATCTTACATTGAATCGAAACGAGTTGATCTCTTTACCTGGTGGTCAGCAACAATTACTGATTCCTTCCTCATTCGATATCTCACACGCTATCCTCAGAGTGGGAGAACCTCTTTATAGTATTTATGTGGTAAAACAGGATGGTATACTAACAGCCGATGACATTGCCAATGGTGCAGCAAAATATGGCTCACAGGTAGAAGGAGATCCCAGATATGTAGATTTTAACGGTGACGGTGTTATCGACGCCAACGACAGGCAGATAGTAGGCCACCCTAATCCGGATTTTATGTGGGGGATGACTAACACCTTTAAATACAAAAACTTTGACCTTTCCGTGCTCGTTCAGGGTCAGCACGGCGGATCTGTATATTCATTACTGGGAAGAGCTCTGGGACGAACCGGACAGGGATTTACGGATAACGCTCTTGGATTTTATAGAGACAGATGGCGGTCTGCATCCGATCCTGGCGAGGGTGTAGTAGGCAAAGCCTATTCTACATTCGGTCGTATTAAAAATACCGACTGGCTTTATTCTTCAGACTATATCAGGGTGAGAAATGTAACGTTGGGCTACAATCTTGGCGGCGTATTCAAAAATAACGCGGTTATTCAGGCAGCCCGGTTGTTTATAACGGCTGAAAACTTTTGGGGATACGATAAATATAAAGGCGGCCTGAATCCTGAAGCTAATAACACCAATTTGAGTGGTGATAATAATTATCCCGAAGCCGGCGATTACGGAGGGCTACCCCTTCCCCGCTCGCTGGTATTTGGCGTAAACTTCAGTTTTTAA